AAGTCCCCGCAATGCCATTTCATTCTGtgaaaatctttttaaaatgattgTTTCGTACTTTACGATACATTTACTCTCGTTAGTAATTAAAACTCCTTTATCTGTACTTGTAAAACAAATAAGACCATTGTGTTTTATAGCTCTAAAAGCATTTTCCATAAATTCAGAACAACTACCAAATGGGTCAATGTCAATGACATCAAAATAGTTTTGTAGTGTACACATCAGTACATTACAATcagattttattatatttgtatttttagcTTCTTCTCtgatattttgaaaatttttatcgaaaaaatttatttcatttgGCGGGATGCcattaaattgtaaattattgtttattgtttCTATAGCGTTGTCATTtatatcattaaaaaatatttgggAATTTGGTATTTCTTTTAAGTATCTTAAACCTCTAAGTCCTGTAGCTGACATAGCGtcaagaatttttatattttttttgttatcgtctaatttttttttatttttaaaatattcttctaTTACAAGGATGGAAATATCTCTATTGGTTTTCTGTGCTggattataaaaagtattattttgtttttttatttttgctaGTCCTTCGGAGATCAAATCGTAttcattttctatattataAGATTCGAAATTGTTTCTTTGctctttttgttttatttcttcttcgCTTAGATTTGTCCTATTATTCATTTgggaataaaaaatttttttagaaattatttaaatttccGAAACACTTTATCAcaaatttgtttgtaaatacttgttaataaataaacggacagatttttttaacatgtctatattgtaaaaatgtTCTTTAAAATGCTAGTCGCATTGTTTTTCCTACTAAAAAAGTaaagattattttatatatgtaaaaattttagatttttttaataaatttttttttaatttttctttttattttcttcgATAGATGAACTTATCTTTTCTGATAAAATTCTACTATAAGTTTGCATCTCTAGAATTTCTTcattagattttttagataaaatattagttatttttttcgcGAATTCTTCTCTCGTATTCACGCCTAATTGTTCCCATTGATGCCTGAAAGTATTCGCCGATCTCAAGACCAAGTCAAAAAGTTTgtcattaatattttctttagacgaaatattagaaaacatGTCATAATTAAAAGACGTGTTACTGCTCATTTTAAGCGGAGAACTGTAAATATAGGGAACAGTAGAATTCATACTTACTGATGACATCATTTTCTCTTTAGATCTTtcagttttatttttaaaataagtcACGTTTAGTTTATTGTtgtcaataaaaaactcGTTGCCTTTTTCAATGGCCAAGAAAGCTTCGTCAGAGGTTTCGTAACAAACATAGGCGTATTTTTTCTGCTCGTTAATCGCGTCCACGCCAATAGAAAGTGAAATTATTGTACCAAATTCGCTAAATATTTCGAAGATGTCATCTTTCTCAATAAAATTGGGAATATTGGtgatatataaatttctttttatatgttgACCTTCCAAAGTTTGTTGTTCAAAtgacttttttaaatgttctTCCCtttcttcctttttttGTGCTTTCTGAATGTAAAATGGCTCGTATTTCGCGGCATTTGGACCTTCTTCCGGTTCAAAAACTTGTTTACCGTGCAAATCTTCAATGGCGGCCAAAGCAGATTCGtgattttcaaaattagCGAATGCAAATCCTTTAGAAACAGTGGTACCATTTTTAAATGGGAAACATAATGACGTAATATTTCCATATTTACTCAAAATTGTCTCCAATTCTGATTTCTCTAATTTTTCcggaaaattttttataaagcaATTTGTGAATTTGGGCTCTGGTTTTACTGCTTCTTCTTTGGAAGCCAAGTCTTCTtgtctttttcttttttctttatcaaATACTTCTACTTGTATAACTTTATCATCCAATTTTCCACCATCACAATGTTTTATAGCCAATTTCGCagacttttttttatcgaATTGGACAAATCCATAATTTTTTGGTTTTCCATCAGCGTAAGTCGCGATCTTCGCACTGATAATCGACCCGAAAACTGAAAAAGTATCGAAAAGATTTTCATTAGTAAAAGTTGAtggtaaattttttactatcaAATTTGCTTCCtcttttttagatttttcgTCAATACATGGTAACACTCTTAttgcttttttattaagtcTGAAGTTgttatattctttaataGCCCTTTCAGCATCTTCTTGGTTACTGAAAGTTACAAATGCAAATGACGAAAGTGGCTCAGTTCGTTTTTTGAGTCTAATTTTTGATACCTCTCCAATAGTAGAGAATATTCTAAATAGATCTGATTCCAATGTTTTAGGAGATAAATCTCCTACATACACAGTTGAAGCCGACATATTTTGTTCACCAATGTTTTCTTTTACGTccatttaataaaaataaagggcttataatttttttattttattctcaAATTTTACACGAAGTTTCAGAAAAATTTAGCGCTAAAATAAGAGTggtaaataaaattaaaaatgaaaagtgATTtgcaaatttaatatttctttgttttataaatttgaacaTTTTCAAACTctagttttaaaattctcAGACTCtcgttttaaaaattttaagatttttgtttattttttacgaGGCCCATGTTcgttattttatattagttttataattgttcttaatttatttattagtttttaaattgttctaattttatatattagttttaaaattgttcttaatttatttattagtttttaaattgttctaattttatttattagtttttaaattaattttttctcctTTGTTTTACTTAGTCTCCTTTGTTTCGTTCATTTAATTTGCTACATTtggttttaaatatattttgctCCGTCTCTTCCCCTTATgaattataaagaagaagGAGATAAGCAACTCTCTGCTGCCAACTACTTAGAATATTACAATGCTTACAAGAAATACCACCACAAAACTCAGACCGAGAAATCCGCGcaagaattaaaatatgCCAAGAAAAAACTCGAGCTTTACAAAGAACTCtgcg
The DNA window shown above is from Vairimorpha necatrix chromosome 7, complete sequence and carries:
- a CDS encoding cytoplasmic and nuclear polyadenylate-binding protein, which encodes MDVKENIGEQNMSASTVYVGDLSPKTLESDLFRIFSTIGEVSKIRLKKRTEPLSSFAFVTFSNQEDAERAIKEYNNFRLNKKAIRVLPCIDEKSKKEEANLIVKNLPSTFTNENLFDTFSVFGSIISAKIATYADGKPKNYGFVQFDKKKSAKLAIKHCDGGKLDDKVIQVEVFDKEKRKRQEDLASKEEAVKPEPKFTNCFIKNFPEKLEKSELETILSKYGNITSLCFPFKNGTTVSKGFAFANFENHESALAAIEDLHGKQVFEPEEGPNAAKYEPFYIQKAQKKEEREEHLKKSFEQQTLEGQHIKRNLYITNIPNFIEKDDIFEIFSEFGTIISLSIGVDAINEQKKYAYVCYETSDEAFLAIEKGNEFFIDNNKLNVTYFKNKTERSKEKMMSSVSMNSTVPYIYSSPLKMSSNTSFNYDMFSNISSKENINDKLFDLVLRSANTFRHQWEQLGVNTREEFAKKITNILSKKSNEEILEMQTYSRILSEKISSSIEENKKKN